In one window of Deltaproteobacteria bacterium DNA:
- a CDS encoding efflux RND transporter permease subunit has translation MKVVDASIKNPITVAVGVILLVMFGLIALFRIPVQLTPNVDKAEITVNTMWPGASPQEVEREIIDEQEDVLKSVEGLVEMKSESFLGRGRVTLQFQVGTDPDAALLKVSNSLNQVPQYPDEAQEPVLVSSGSEQNAIAWIVLERLSGDHSNIATEYQFVKDYIKPRFERIPGVAESEIFGGIEPEMQVIFDPDALAAHYITLAEVAASLSQENENISAGDFDEGKRRFITRTVGQFRSPADVANVVIKYVNGAPIYVRDVAAVRLGYAKETAAVYEKDRQTIAINCKRQTGANVLLVMQGIRQAIKEMNSGLLRQRGLRLRQVYDETEYIDSAIELVRQNLVLGGSLAVLVLLLFLRSLTSTLIIATAIPISIVGTFLLMSFFGRNINVISLAGLAFAVGMVVDAAIVVLENIDRHRGLGEDRLQAASAGTIEVWGAVLASTLTTMAVFIPVVFVKEEAGQLFRDIAIAISCAVALSLTVSITVIPSLAAKILGIFRDRRLARAPYPEPGKAQLSPVNPRQNPGHTPGREKPAGFLSSLLRPVDVFAHWFTEGIASLNYHITGSLGARLFVVVILTVFSLAMAFFLAPKTEYLPEGNRNFVFSILLPPPGYNLDELSKVGEEIVDHLRPYWQGEEKPDGSRQFKEPRIRNLFYVALGRLMFAGASTKDPLKARSLVPVFMRKLRKLPGFYATSYQTSLFGRGISSGRTIDLDITGPDLERLIELGARVFFQAMQLLPGSQIRPIPSLDLASPEIRIIPDRVRASSLGLSARDIGLIVDSILDGRKVSDYQYEGREIDLTLMGRKAAIQRTQDFQDLLLRAPDGRLVTLGSVAHIRWVAGPTQINHIERQRAITIQVRPPREIPLEEAMDTLKTRVIGPLQKSGELGGLYNINLSGTADDLVVTRRALQWNFVLALIITYLLMAALFASFLYPFVIMLSVPLAAAGGFAGLWLVSHFIEYQALDVLTMLGFVILVGTVVNNAILIVHQSLNHIRHEGMERRAAIREAVRNRIRPIFMSTTTSVFGMLPLVLFRGAGSELYRGLGSVVVGGLVLSTIFTLFLIPALFSLVLDARVKIAGKIS, from the coding sequence ATGAAAGTTGTTGATGCTTCCATAAAAAACCCGATCACAGTGGCGGTGGGAGTTATTCTGCTGGTCATGTTTGGCCTGATTGCCCTCTTTCGCATCCCGGTCCAGCTGACACCAAACGTGGACAAGGCAGAAATCACCGTGAACACCATGTGGCCCGGCGCCAGTCCCCAGGAGGTGGAACGCGAGATAATCGACGAGCAGGAGGATGTGCTCAAGAGCGTCGAAGGCCTGGTTGAAATGAAAAGTGAGAGTTTTCTCGGCCGAGGCAGAGTCACCTTGCAATTTCAGGTGGGCACGGACCCGGATGCTGCTCTCCTCAAGGTTTCCAACAGCCTCAACCAGGTCCCTCAATACCCTGATGAGGCTCAAGAACCTGTGCTGGTGTCTTCCGGCAGCGAACAGAACGCCATTGCCTGGATCGTGCTCGAACGCCTCAGCGGCGATCACAGCAACATTGCCACCGAATACCAGTTTGTCAAGGATTACATTAAACCGCGTTTCGAAAGGATTCCCGGTGTAGCCGAATCCGAGATCTTTGGCGGCATAGAGCCGGAAATGCAGGTCATATTCGACCCTGACGCCCTGGCGGCCCATTATATAACTCTCGCCGAAGTGGCAGCCTCACTGAGTCAGGAAAACGAGAATATCAGCGCTGGAGACTTCGACGAAGGCAAGCGGCGCTTCATTACCAGGACAGTAGGACAGTTCCGCAGCCCAGCTGATGTGGCCAACGTGGTAATCAAATATGTAAACGGCGCTCCCATTTACGTCCGGGACGTGGCCGCTGTGAGGTTGGGATATGCCAAGGAAACAGCGGCAGTATATGAGAAAGACAGGCAGACTATTGCCATCAACTGCAAACGTCAGACCGGCGCCAATGTCCTGCTGGTAATGCAGGGCATCCGCCAGGCCATCAAGGAAATGAACAGCGGCCTTCTGCGACAACGGGGTTTGCGCCTCCGCCAGGTCTACGATGAGACTGAATATATTGACAGCGCTATCGAGCTGGTCCGCCAGAACCTTGTTCTCGGCGGCAGTCTGGCTGTGCTGGTGCTTCTTCTTTTCCTGCGATCACTCACCAGTACCCTGATCATTGCTACCGCTATTCCCATCAGCATAGTGGGAACTTTCTTGTTGATGTCCTTTTTCGGACGCAACATCAACGTCATCAGCCTGGCAGGTCTCGCCTTTGCCGTAGGCATGGTTGTTGATGCCGCCATTGTTGTCCTGGAAAACATAGACCGCCACCGTGGACTTGGTGAAGACCGTCTGCAGGCGGCTTCTGCCGGCACCATCGAGGTCTGGGGAGCTGTACTGGCAAGCACTCTTACCACCATGGCGGTTTTCATCCCGGTGGTTTTTGTAAAGGAAGAAGCAGGACAGCTTTTCCGGGACATTGCCATTGCCATCAGTTGTGCCGTGGCCCTCAGCCTGACGGTCTCCATTACCGTAATCCCCTCGCTTGCTGCAAAGATTCTCGGAATTTTCCGGGATCGGCGGTTGGCAAGAGCCCCCTATCCCGAACCCGGCAAAGCGCAATTGTCGCCAGTAAATCCCCGACAAAATCCCGGCCATACTCCAGGGAGGGAAAAGCCTGCAGGTTTTCTCAGCTCCCTATTGCGCCCTGTGGATGTATTCGCTCACTGGTTTACCGAGGGCATCGCCTCTCTCAATTACCACATAACCGGTTCGCTGGGTGCTCGCCTTTTTGTGGTAGTGATTCTCACGGTCTTCTCTCTCGCCATGGCCTTTTTCCTGGCACCCAAGACTGAATATCTTCCTGAAGGAAATCGCAACTTCGTCTTCAGCATTCTTCTGCCGCCGCCCGGGTACAATCTGGATGAACTCAGCAAAGTGGGCGAAGAGATTGTCGACCATCTTCGACCCTACTGGCAGGGAGAAGAAAAGCCTGACGGTTCCAGACAGTTCAAGGAGCCACGCATCCGGAATCTCTTTTATGTGGCCCTTGGTCGCCTCATGTTTGCCGGCGCCTCCACGAAAGATCCTTTGAAGGCCAGAAGTCTCGTACCTGTTTTTATGCGCAAACTTCGCAAACTGCCAGGATTTTATGCCACCTCCTATCAGACAAGCCTGTTCGGCCGCGGCATAAGCTCCGGCAGGACAATCGACCTGGACATCACCGGTCCTGACCTGGAGCGTCTCATCGAATTGGGGGCACGGGTCTTCTTTCAGGCAATGCAGCTGTTGCCCGGCTCCCAGATTCGCCCCATTCCGAGCCTTGATCTTGCCAGTCCTGAAATCCGCATCATTCCCGACCGCGTCCGGGCCAGCAGCCTGGGGCTTTCGGCCAGAGATATTGGCCTAATAGTGGACAGCATACTGGACGGCCGCAAGGTGAGCGACTACCAGTATGAAGGCAGGGAAATAGATCTGACCCTCATGGGCAGGAAGGCTGCCATCCAGAGAACTCAGGATTTCCAGGATCTGCTCCTGCGAGCTCCGGACGGCCGTCTGGTAACCCTTGGCTCTGTGGCCCACATACGCTGGGTTGCGGGGCCTACTCAGATAAACCACATCGAACGGCAGCGGGCCATTACCATCCAGGTTCGTCCACCTCGAGAGATTCCCCTAGAGGAAGCCATGGACACCCTGAAGACCAGGGTGATAGGCCCGCTCCAGAAAAGCGGTGAACTCGGCGGTCTTTACAACATCAACCTCTCGGGTACGGCAGACGACCTGGTGGTTACCCGCAGGGCGCTGCAGTGGAACTTTGTCCTGGCCCTGATAATTACCTATCTATTGATGGCAGCCCTCTTTGCAAGTTTTCTCTATCCTTTTGTCATCATGCTCAGCGTTCCCCTGGCAGCAGCCGGCGGCTTCGCCGGTCTCTGGCTCGTGAGCCACTTCATCGAGTATCAGGCTCTCGATGTGCTCACCATGCTCGGCTTCGTCATCCTCGTGGGCACAGTGGTAAACAACGCCATTCTCATTGTACACCAGAGTCTGAATCACATCCGCCATGAAGGCATGGAAAGGCGGGCCGCCATACGCGAGGCGGTGCGCAACCGTATTCGGCCTATCTTTATGAGTACAACCACCAGCGTCTTCGGCATGCTGCCCCTGGTGCTCTTTCGCGGTGCCGGCTCTGAACTATACCGCGGCCTGGGCAGCGTGGTGGTGGGTGGCCTGGTGCTCTCCACCATATTTACCCTTTTCTTGATTCCGGCTCTTTTCAGTCTTGTTCTGGACGCCCGGGTGAAGATAGCCGGCAAGATTTCCTGA
- a CDS encoding alpha/beta fold hydrolase yields the protein MKTTELDIAANGLVLKGSLCTPEAASWPLVVMCHGLLSHRNSSKYRFLAQTLAARNIASLRFDFRGCGESEGELQESTVSARWHDLRCVIAAARRLRGFDGCLGLLGSSLGGFLVLLELSRSSSPYPAAAWATPSSLLELESRLESSPLPLGPAFIQDLRQYEILPALATVSRTLLIHGLDDTLVPARHARLLYEALAPPKCLHLLPGADHRISQPEWRQRAAALTVDWFANYFFIPSYLLLQSPQTVFTRFHLITTPSTYKADIFLAEASGVPILRVAKKFLQLQRWL from the coding sequence ATGAAAACAACAGAACTGGACATTGCTGCAAACGGCCTTGTGCTCAAGGGCAGCCTCTGCACACCTGAAGCCGCTTCCTGGCCGCTGGTGGTCATGTGTCACGGCCTTCTGAGCCACAGAAACAGCTCAAAATACCGGTTCCTTGCTCAAACCCTTGCGGCCAGGAACATCGCCAGCCTCCGCTTCGACTTCAGGGGATGCGGTGAAAGCGAGGGTGAGCTGCAGGAAAGCACTGTATCGGCAAGGTGGCATGACCTGCGCTGCGTCATTGCTGCGGCAAGACGGTTGCGTGGCTTCGACGGCTGCCTCGGCCTGTTGGGCAGCAGTCTTGGAGGCTTTCTGGTGCTGCTGGAGTTGAGCCGCAGCAGTTCGCCGTATCCTGCAGCAGCCTGGGCAACGCCCTCGTCTCTGCTGGAGCTGGAAAGTCGCCTCGAATCCTCTCCCCTGCCCCTGGGTCCTGCCTTCATCCAGGACTTGCGGCAATATGAGATACTGCCCGCGCTGGCGACGGTCAGCCGCACCCTGCTGATCCACGGACTTGATGACACCCTGGTTCCGGCAAGGCATGCCCGGCTCCTGTACGAAGCACTGGCCCCGCCCAAGTGCCTTCATCTGCTGCCCGGCGCTGACCACAGAATAAGCCAGCCGGAGTGGCGGCAGCGAGCAGCCGCCCTCACCGTAGATTGGTTTGCCAACTATTTCTTTATTCCATCATATCTTCTTTTACAATCTCCTCAGACTGTGTTCACCCGTTTCCATTTGATCACCACACCCTCTACTTACAAAGCCGACATCTTCTTGGCAGAAGCTTCAGGAGTGCCTATACTCAGGGTCGCAAAAAAATTCTTGCAACTGCAGCGTTGGCTATAA
- a CDS encoding MBL fold metallo-hydrolase: MRIIFLGTGAAWALPEIGCDCRICREMQRRGEARRRTAIYLEAQEKILIDCGPDIRQQWHDNGLEGVDAVLITHEHGDHYLGLDELVALRRSADPSNWQSIPVYATERTWQAIEQRFGYLLEKTLAKKMVTPGERVADLRTSIVPFKTYHGPVAAGSVGYMIEDNGKRIVYTSDLLNLDSEAEVLQRPDVLIIQSHWLNEPQKNRPSHLSLQRALPLIRKWQPREHVYLVHISDADQVPGDPANVYLKKVPPAQPLCPPGSNTPYPVPTCQQEWQQVVEQVFGDHGLQVAVTVAYDGLQVEV; encoded by the coding sequence ATGAGAATTATCTTCTTAGGAACAGGGGCGGCCTGGGCGCTTCCTGAAATAGGCTGTGATTGCCGCATCTGCCGCGAGATGCAGCGCCGGGGCGAAGCACGCCGGCGCACCGCCATCTACCTGGAGGCGCAGGAAAAAATCCTCATCGACTGCGGTCCTGACATTCGTCAGCAGTGGCATGACAACGGTTTGGAAGGTGTTGACGCGGTGCTGATTACCCACGAGCATGGCGACCATTACCTGGGCCTGGACGAACTGGTGGCCCTCAGGCGCTCTGCTGATCCCAGCAACTGGCAGTCGATCCCCGTCTACGCTACCGAAAGAACATGGCAGGCCATTGAACAGCGCTTCGGCTATTTGCTGGAAAAGACGCTGGCAAAGAAAATGGTGACCCCGGGTGAAAGGGTTGCGGATCTGCGGACCAGCATTGTACCGTTCAAGACCTATCATGGCCCTGTAGCCGCAGGCTCGGTTGGATACATGATCGAAGACAACGGCAAGAGAATAGTTTACACTTCAGATCTCCTGAATCTTGACTCTGAAGCCGAGGTTTTGCAGCGACCTGACGTTCTGATCATACAATCTCACTGGCTGAACGAGCCGCAGAAAAACCGTCCCTCACACCTGAGTCTGCAGCGGGCCTTGCCCCTTATTCGGAAATGGCAGCCGAGGGAACACGTCTATCTCGTCCATATATCAGACGCCGACCAGGTGCCCGGTGACCCTGCCAATGTGTACCTCAAGAAAGTACCACCGGCGCAGCCACTCTGTCCGCCTGGCAGCAATACGCCCTATCCTGTGCCCACCTGTCAGCAGGAGTGGCAGCAGGTGGTGGAGCAGGTGTTTGGCGACCATGGTCTGCAGGTTGCGGTCACCGTGGCATACGACGGCTTGCAGGTGGAGGTTTGA